In Paenibacillus algicola, a genomic segment contains:
- a CDS encoding TnsD family Tn7-like transposition protein, with translation MNEWCALPIPYPDELLYSVIARYHIRSNNTSPKWTLREVFGTDNVIPTIDLPSHLDALSRRNVVQIMADEWINRHTFYTYYAPFLPDSLAIRVKALMRSTDGSGIHALVGITASTIDQTNRLWFCPSCYEQDIQRYGEPYWHRIHQLPGVYLCPHHRRVLHELTSPLSDRHGLNVLPISRHMFRSIAVIEDLPNKLIDRLSDIAEDIHLLVQQNKLPALYDLRKAILPRLTEKGFVTVLSRIRQQKLCEQPVLFYGRELLDLLDSDPLEVRYSWLEQSTRTARRAVHPLRQLLLIRFLYGSFREFLNRTDVTNAPFGNAPWPCLNKAADHYKNLVVTQCDITRCSDTGQPVGTFVCSCGFSYSRRGPDRSEEEKYYRGRIKSFGPIWSDKLKQCMQEGMSYRSTAERLGVDTNTVIKYANGKSPVREVPLKPKHAKKSGTAPTPKNTRKSPRMRVDWEKRDLELSWNVEQVCKAI, from the coding sequence TTGAATGAATGGTGTGCACTTCCAATCCCATACCCTGACGAACTCTTGTATAGTGTGATCGCCAGGTATCACATTAGATCAAATAATACGAGTCCTAAATGGACATTAAGAGAAGTTTTCGGCACTGACAATGTCATTCCTACGATCGATCTTCCAAGCCATCTGGATGCATTGTCGAGAAGAAACGTAGTTCAGATCATGGCTGATGAATGGATTAACAGGCACACCTTCTACACTTACTATGCCCCTTTCTTACCGGACTCCCTAGCTATACGGGTTAAGGCACTTATGAGAAGCACGGATGGATCGGGCATTCATGCTTTAGTAGGCATAACAGCAAGCACGATTGATCAGACGAATCGCTTGTGGTTTTGCCCTTCCTGTTACGAACAAGACATTCAACGTTATGGTGAGCCCTACTGGCATCGAATTCATCAATTGCCAGGTGTGTATCTCTGTCCTCACCACAGGAGAGTTCTGCATGAGCTAACGAGTCCATTATCGGATAGACATGGTTTAAATGTTTTGCCGATATCTAGACATATGTTTCGTTCGATTGCTGTCATTGAAGATTTACCCAATAAACTAATTGATCGCCTATCAGATATTGCTGAAGACATTCATTTACTCGTTCAGCAGAACAAACTGCCGGCTTTATATGACTTAAGAAAGGCTATCCTGCCACGATTAACAGAGAAGGGATTCGTTACTGTATTATCACGTATCCGCCAACAGAAGCTTTGCGAGCAGCCCGTTCTTTTTTATGGTAGAGAGTTGTTAGATCTATTAGATAGTGATCCATTAGAAGTTAGATATTCGTGGTTGGAGCAATCAACGCGAACAGCACGACGAGCTGTTCATCCTTTACGTCAGTTGCTTCTCATCCGCTTTCTATATGGATCATTTCGTGAATTTCTTAATCGCACGGACGTTACAAACGCTCCATTTGGTAATGCACCCTGGCCCTGTCTAAATAAGGCGGCTGACCATTATAAAAATTTAGTTGTTACGCAGTGTGATATCACCCGTTGCTCAGATACAGGGCAACCTGTTGGCACATTTGTATGTTCATGCGGATTCTCCTATTCTCGTCGTGGTCCTGATAGGTCTGAAGAAGAAAAGTACTATCGAGGAAGAATCAAGTCGTTCGGTCCAATATGGTCGGATAAGCTTAAGCAATGCATGCAAGAAGGGATGTCCTATCGCTCAACTGCTGAGAGGCTTGGGGTGGATACGAATACTGTCATCAAGTATGCCAACGGGAAATCGCCGGTACGAGAAGTTCCACTTAAACCAAAGCACGCTAAGAAGAGTGGAACGGCCCCTACTCCGAAAAATACAAGGAAGTCCCCCCGCATGCGTGTTGACTGGGAAAAACGTGATTTGGAGCTAAGTTGGAATGTTGAACAGGTATGTAAAGCCATCTAA
- a CDS encoding TnsA endonuclease N-terminal domain-containing protein, whose amino-acid sequence MAKRKRQLTEAKIEKMIKEGRGQGTGKDYLPWLKIQDVPSEGRATRGVGWTTGRRHELLSDTERDYCYLLDYADQVSDIREQFPLLPLEETLMIAEKIGVNHPRDPKTGVPIVMTTDFLITYGDKDVARTVKPFSEMEDERTIAKFEIERVYWETRHIDWGIIIDCDLPDVLIRNIEWVHKEYHNEDVSDLGVFTIRNLEQMLAARLDEGEAISKACLACDERLGLEVGTSLALFRHFVARKKWSVNMNERIIPTLPAKEFKIATPEYRLEAKGG is encoded by the coding sequence ATGGCAAAACGGAAAAGGCAACTAACCGAAGCGAAAATCGAGAAGATGATTAAGGAAGGCAGAGGTCAAGGTACCGGTAAAGACTATCTTCCTTGGCTCAAGATTCAGGACGTTCCATCGGAAGGCAGAGCAACTCGTGGCGTAGGCTGGACGACTGGCCGAAGACACGAGCTTCTTTCAGATACTGAGCGTGATTATTGCTATCTTCTTGATTATGCAGATCAGGTTTCGGATATCCGTGAGCAGTTTCCTCTACTGCCACTAGAGGAAACGTTGATGATTGCAGAAAAAATCGGAGTAAATCATCCGCGTGATCCTAAGACTGGCGTTCCAATTGTGATGACTACAGATTTCCTAATCACCTATGGAGACAAAGATGTTGCTAGAACTGTGAAGCCTTTTAGTGAAATGGAAGATGAACGAACGATAGCTAAGTTTGAAATTGAACGGGTCTATTGGGAAACGCGTCATATAGATTGGGGCATTATTATTGACTGTGATTTACCTGATGTGCTGATTAGAAATATTGAGTGGGTTCATAAGGAGTACCATAACGAGGATGTATCTGATCTAGGTGTGTTTACTATTCGCAATTTAGAACAAATGCTCGCTGCCCGTTTAGACGAAGGGGAAGCAATATCGAAAGCTTGTTTAGCTTGCGACGAACGATTAGGACTAGAAGTTGGAACATCTCTTGCATTGTTCCGTCATTTTGTCGCGCGTAAAAAGTGGTCTGTAAATATGAATGAAAGAATCATTCCGACTCTCCCTGCGAAAGAGTTTAAGATAGCAACTCCTGAATATAGACTTGAAGCAAAAGGAGGGTGA
- a CDS encoding P-loop NTPase family protein: MIKELVLSDSFEDMKGELGPSNLSKMMDFFVPVVSAEKEIALVARSIKTTGKLLLLQGDPGVGKSTFIQSLKWRNHIPINEIVNIDMSQFVESKLTNLLKALNEKCRNMDVTPKKNGVLLFVVDYLESLTDETPENKKAFFRSLNGLLRTKPVMIIWPITEQTDVEDMISYSSAVSGTLFYRNKEVINFKGPEIENFPTILKNTISVLNTGYTYTDFQLTDADFDNILNRLINKSDVFTLRDYIFELRDVWMDRTGKVNSILSSIPKPTEIWFVFGMPEAEELVTPFIRKSKNHDDSWDAYHAKLDEYIHDNQRAAYWNPTRLQIAISGSFKAKLFHLPTHTLVSTLAAYGQKYNLDAKINWLNIGIDKNWLKTSTAKSFLSNPSIVRYLENKPIQFGVTRSGPAKRAIEKGRIAYLEINALASKYNPQRDGSDKPFNKTISDALKDIFPQYSIDAETTHPWLPNIIPDIKLETDEKIICIEFHYTKRNVPSAIASYVLDKLDNYMRQLEGMYPKLLK, encoded by the coding sequence ATGATTAAAGAACTCGTTTTATCTGATTCTTTTGAGGATATGAAAGGTGAACTGGGACCTAGTAATCTTAGTAAGATGATGGATTTCTTTGTCCCCGTCGTTTCAGCGGAAAAAGAAATAGCACTTGTAGCAAGAAGCATAAAAACAACAGGTAAATTGTTATTGTTACAAGGTGACCCCGGTGTTGGTAAATCGACCTTTATCCAATCTTTGAAATGGCGTAACCACATCCCTATAAATGAGATTGTTAATATTGACATGTCTCAATTTGTTGAGTCAAAACTAACTAACTTACTTAAGGCCTTAAATGAAAAATGCAGAAATATGGATGTAACTCCGAAAAAAAATGGAGTATTACTTTTTGTAGTAGATTATCTTGAGTCATTGACAGACGAAACACCTGAAAATAAAAAAGCTTTCTTTAGAAGTTTAAACGGGCTTCTAAGAACTAAACCAGTGATGATTATATGGCCTATAACCGAACAAACTGACGTTGAGGACATGATAAGTTACTCTTCCGCAGTATCAGGCACTTTATTTTACAGAAATAAAGAAGTGATTAATTTTAAAGGTCCGGAGATAGAGAATTTTCCCACCATTCTTAAAAATACGATTTCGGTCTTAAACACTGGGTACACATACACAGATTTTCAATTAACTGATGCTGATTTCGATAATATACTCAACAGATTAATCAACAAAAGTGATGTGTTTACTTTAAGAGATTACATCTTTGAGTTAAGAGATGTATGGATGGATAGAACTGGTAAAGTCAATAGTATCCTTAGCTCTATTCCAAAACCGACTGAAATTTGGTTTGTTTTCGGGATGCCGGAAGCCGAAGAATTAGTGACACCATTTATAAGGAAGTCAAAAAATCACGATGATTCATGGGATGCATATCATGCAAAACTAGATGAATATATACATGATAATCAACGAGCGGCATACTGGAACCCAACTCGATTACAAATAGCAATATCGGGTTCTTTTAAAGCGAAGCTATTTCACTTACCCACACATACTCTGGTTTCTACATTAGCAGCTTATGGGCAAAAATATAATCTTGACGCAAAAATTAATTGGCTGAATATAGGTATAGATAAAAATTGGCTTAAAACTTCCACTGCAAAATCTTTTTTATCTAATCCTTCAATAGTTAGGTATTTAGAAAATAAGCCAATTCAATTTGGTGTCACTCGAAGTGGACCTGCTAAGCGGGCGATCGAAAAGGGGAGAATTGCTTATCTCGAAATTAATGCTTTGGCGTCAAAGTATAACCCCCAAAGAGATGGGAGTGACAAGCCTTTTAATAAAACAATATCAGATGCTTTAAAAGATATTTTTCCGCAGTATTCCATCGATGCTGAAACAACACATCCATGGCTACCTAATATCATACCAGACATAAAATTAGAAACTGATGAAAAAATAATATGTATTGAGTTTCATTATACTAAGAGGAATGTGCCATCTGCTATCGCTTCTTATGTATTGGATAAACTAGATAACTACATGCGCCAATTAGAAGGAATGTATCCTAAATTGCTTAAATAG
- a CDS encoding helix-turn-helix domain-containing protein: MNLGEKVRFIRKSNELNQKEFSVRIGVSQGTLSDIERGVCLPSCETIIALRSKFKCDLNWLLVDDVESTSVQTNVSNEELELLDSIRSLPTREKDELFEIIHIKLRKNKYPFTD; this comes from the coding sequence TTGAATCTAGGTGAGAAAGTCAGATTTATCCGAAAATCAAATGAATTAAATCAAAAAGAATTTTCGGTTAGGATTGGAGTCTCTCAAGGGACGCTGAGTGATATTGAACGCGGTGTTTGTCTCCCGTCATGTGAAACGATTATTGCACTCAGAAGTAAATTCAAATGCGACTTGAATTGGCTGCTTGTAGATGACGTTGAGTCGACTTCTGTTCAAACCAATGTATCAAATGAGGAATTGGAACTGCTCGACAGTATTCGATCCCTCCCTACCCGTGAAAAAGACGAACTGTTTGAAATCATACATATCAAGCTAAGGAAAAATAAATATCCGTTTACGGATTAA
- a CDS encoding Tn7-like element transposition protein TnsE encodes MATLTLRSWPFPENHEAELVWFGSPFMDYKGNWRIRVAFKTSAERIKVVSYPWGTIPYLRIGQIYSNGTYDQITPMNGSAFHITIDALNQGTVTNGFKLPKRLIDFGKNPELGLQNVIQYQSNGLTYCIPVIELIRALFINSRYLAYYLLQPHGLDLLIDNRYSLGGTLHFDLSNRVPAKLATDSNVRHLSWIYTDPMIRSLWDSVYQGMFSHAVKSSPYNPSATLKKGVPLTIDLPPIGPIEMHTRGVQFIDYVLVKEIIAIGGFQHPSNEILFWHPSKKRREWSSGDKAIRMIPGSKNSDYVLNDQSDNAKEDSNQDVLETPPTIMQFANYPLVETRRTSVRHSNTGNEVIVTTGRGGKHTAASEEVSTQDSMAGGDTPPIDFQTLETILASDAIGLEPFFLMIEMLKKTFQVKVRMSVVRVPPGKRFSVCMNGARRTCAIVQVINGITSSYIIEVARPDDWSISTLILRPRNQLSFRKIERNIRQLLDGLVQKGGHWDQSVLNQCETMNIEKLKHYQSDTIREWASRLAGKLMT; translated from the coding sequence ATGGCAACACTGACGTTAAGATCCTGGCCTTTTCCAGAGAATCACGAGGCGGAATTAGTCTGGTTTGGATCGCCGTTTATGGATTATAAGGGTAACTGGAGAATTCGTGTCGCATTCAAAACATCAGCCGAAAGGATAAAGGTAGTATCCTACCCCTGGGGGACGATTCCTTATTTGCGTATTGGTCAAATCTATTCAAACGGGACTTATGACCAGATTACACCTATGAATGGATCGGCATTCCACATTACCATAGATGCTCTCAACCAAGGCACTGTGACCAACGGTTTTAAGCTGCCTAAACGTTTGATTGATTTTGGTAAAAATCCTGAGCTCGGGTTGCAAAATGTCATTCAGTATCAATCGAATGGTCTTACATACTGTATACCAGTAATTGAATTGATTAGAGCTCTGTTTATTAACTCAAGGTACTTAGCCTACTATTTGCTCCAACCTCATGGCTTGGATTTGTTAATCGATAATAGATATTCATTGGGGGGAACATTGCATTTTGACTTGAGCAATCGAGTTCCAGCCAAATTGGCTACAGACAGCAACGTTCGCCACCTCTCATGGATCTACACAGACCCGATGATTCGGTCCTTGTGGGATTCTGTTTATCAGGGTATGTTCAGTCATGCAGTTAAAAGTTCACCCTATAATCCATCCGCTACCTTAAAGAAAGGTGTACCTCTAACTATTGATCTTCCACCCATAGGCCCTATTGAAATGCATACACGCGGTGTGCAATTTATCGATTATGTGCTTGTCAAAGAGATCATTGCCATAGGCGGATTTCAGCACCCATCAAATGAGATTCTCTTTTGGCATCCCTCTAAGAAACGCCGTGAATGGAGCTCGGGTGACAAGGCGATTCGTATGATTCCTGGTTCTAAAAATTCGGACTATGTACTGAACGATCAAAGCGATAACGCCAAAGAGGATTCAAATCAAGATGTTTTAGAGACTCCTCCTACAATAATGCAGTTTGCCAATTATCCTTTAGTGGAGACTCGTCGAACCAGCGTAAGACATTCAAATACAGGAAATGAAGTCATCGTGACGACTGGACGCGGGGGAAAACATACAGCTGCTTCTGAAGAAGTCAGTACTCAGGATTCCATGGCTGGCGGGGATACCCCACCTATCGACTTTCAGACACTCGAGACGATTCTAGCGTCCGATGCAATCGGTCTTGAACCATTTTTTCTGATGATTGAAATGTTGAAGAAGACATTTCAAGTGAAAGTCAGGATGTCAGTAGTAAGAGTGCCGCCTGGTAAGCGATTCTCTGTCTGTATGAACGGCGCACGCAGAACATGTGCCATAGTTCAGGTGATTAATGGAATCACGTCATCCTATATTATCGAAGTGGCAAGACCGGATGATTGGTCGATTTCTACACTTATTCTCCGTCCAAGAAATCAGTTGTCATTTAGGAAAATAGAGCGAAACATAAGGCAGCTTCTCGATGGATTGGTTCAAAAAGGTGGACATTGGGATCAATCAGTTCTTAACCAATGCGAGACCATGAATATTGAAAAATTAAAGCATTATCAAAGTGATACGATTCGCGAGTGGGCCTCTAGACTTGCAGGTAAGTTAATGACGTAA
- a CDS encoding ATP-binding protein — MSEFDVPLFHFSRGEFVEADYQDPLLEDYRNNPLLEALPPIWDDKTVVNELASEPIFNASERDLPVHLRLHCVQRISRDFFRPLSRHLELQQSISRLIRDGYVGRNPLTLNYAFRARKDAYELIMQGNTSGYPVNTPTSAGFALVGISGIGKSSSLLRILQMYPQVILHRKYRGQDMPAPFQIVWLKMDCPHDGSIRGLCLNFLLAVDSLVGTKYYKKNVTKNPDELLPLMAQAAAVHCLGVLVIDEIQNLQEAKDDRAAQMLNFFVQLVNTIGLPVILVGTYKALPALNGEFRNARRNSGQGDATWHHFKKDEEWNWLLQGLWKYQWTDKKVELDQEFIDVMYEESQGISDIAIKLFMLTQWRALDKELESVTPGLIRSVAKDRLTLIRPALEALRSGKKAQIQKFADIYDSVSIDDYLDRIEAEQRQAERLEVIRTELGYDVTEQTINEVSAWLIEAGVTQAIASQAAEEVTKLHLHELDEIDLHN; from the coding sequence ATGAGTGAATTTGATGTTCCGTTATTCCATTTCAGCCGCGGCGAGTTTGTAGAAGCCGATTACCAAGATCCGCTTCTTGAGGACTATCGAAACAACCCACTGCTCGAAGCTCTCCCACCGATTTGGGATGATAAGACGGTTGTGAACGAACTGGCGTCCGAGCCAATCTTCAATGCCTCGGAGCGCGACCTTCCCGTTCATCTCCGGTTGCACTGTGTTCAACGTATATCTCGCGATTTCTTTCGACCATTATCCAGACATCTGGAGCTTCAGCAGAGCATTTCAAGGCTTATTCGTGACGGCTATGTAGGTCGTAACCCTCTGACTCTAAATTACGCTTTCAGAGCTCGCAAGGATGCCTATGAGCTCATTATGCAGGGCAATACAAGCGGTTACCCAGTTAATACTCCAACCTCTGCTGGATTTGCCTTAGTTGGCATATCCGGGATTGGTAAGTCCAGCAGTTTGTTGCGAATTCTGCAAATGTATCCGCAAGTCATTCTGCATCGCAAATATAGAGGGCAGGACATGCCTGCTCCTTTTCAAATTGTTTGGTTGAAGATGGATTGCCCTCATGATGGATCCATAAGAGGACTATGTCTAAACTTCTTGTTAGCAGTAGACAGCCTCGTCGGAACAAAATATTACAAGAAAAATGTAACCAAGAACCCGGATGAGTTACTTCCTCTGATGGCACAAGCTGCGGCAGTCCACTGCCTTGGGGTACTTGTCATTGATGAAATTCAGAATCTTCAAGAAGCTAAGGATGACCGCGCTGCTCAAATGCTTAATTTCTTTGTTCAATTAGTTAATACCATTGGGCTGCCAGTTATTCTTGTCGGAACCTACAAAGCTCTTCCTGCATTGAACGGCGAGTTTCGTAATGCTAGACGGAATAGTGGTCAAGGAGATGCCACATGGCATCACTTCAAGAAAGATGAGGAATGGAACTGGTTGCTTCAGGGGTTGTGGAAGTACCAGTGGACGGACAAGAAAGTCGAGTTGGATCAAGAGTTCATTGATGTCATGTATGAAGAGTCACAAGGCATATCGGATATTGCCATCAAGCTATTCATGCTAACGCAATGGAGAGCTTTGGATAAAGAACTCGAATCGGTTACGCCGGGGCTAATTCGCTCCGTGGCAAAGGATCGACTCACCTTGATTAGGCCAGCTTTAGAGGCTCTACGCTCAGGTAAGAAAGCTCAAATCCAGAAATTCGCTGATATTTATGACAGTGTTTCCATCGACGATTATTTGGATCGCATTGAAGCTGAACAAAGGCAAGCAGAGCGGTTAGAAGTGATTCGAACAGAACTTGGCTATGACGTCACTGAACAGACGATAAATGAAGTCAGTGCATGGCTAATTGAGGCAGGTGTGACACAAGCAATAGCTTCTCAAGCTGCGGAAGAGGTAACGAAACTTCATCTTCATGAATTGGATGAAATCGATCTTCATAATTAG
- a CDS encoding Mu transposase C-terminal domain-containing protein encodes MQAIYENMVVEWLSSDSEDRHLERILWISPSDDVVFSIVMEDDKAFPIMKTYYEYVAGFESNLLKTVEWINGNIPLLDKDINEEYLTIRDKAWDVIKDIVMDEPGCFDKNFRGLRVRESQERTGLHKSTIYRYLRRYWQGGKMKNALLPHFNNSGSCGTERSPGDVKRGRPRKFEDEPVGINIDEETKQLLRSGIRLFYNNKQKAPLKHAFQKTLEKFFTNGFRQDGQALVPILPPPEKLPSFGQYRYWFKKEMNLEDTLKSRLGEKRYALDYRPILGSSTFESFGPGSRFQIDATVADVYLVSEYRREWIIGRPIIYIVIDVFSRYIAGIYIGLEGPSWIGAMMALANTTTDKVKFCAQYGIDIEPEEWVSSHLPQKLTADRGELEGEKPSHLIDVLGVDVENAPPYRADWKGIVEQQFRLANLRSIQFIPGAIKERYRERGQRDYRLDAKLTLREFTKIMIQTVLYHNNDHHMLWYDRNEFMVADEVSPIPRDLWHWGIINRNGRLKKQPEHIVKLNLMCQGEATVTAAGIQFKGMHYSCELAMREQWFVKARAGKTWRVKVCYDPRSTNEIYLWLDEGHLFETCILLEREERYLNKRIEEVEDLLEIERYQGRHQEVKNMLSKIELDAQTKAIVDEATKKTNTAIQQSEESNSKRVKGTRQRRSNEKASNREQEAFQLSEKVATPSNSTNNVVPLKLNDKAETKQAYVPPADKLSKIKAYLLEDGDDE; translated from the coding sequence ATGCAGGCTATTTATGAAAATATGGTCGTGGAATGGTTATCGTCTGATTCAGAAGATCGGCATTTAGAACGTATATTGTGGATTTCCCCTTCTGACGACGTGGTTTTCAGTATTGTAATGGAAGATGACAAGGCATTCCCAATTATGAAAACTTATTACGAGTACGTTGCAGGCTTCGAATCGAATCTTCTCAAGACAGTCGAATGGATAAATGGAAATATACCTTTACTGGATAAGGACATTAATGAAGAGTATCTGACCATTAGAGATAAAGCGTGGGACGTAATTAAAGACATCGTTATGGATGAACCGGGCTGTTTCGATAAGAATTTCCGAGGCTTACGAGTAAGAGAATCGCAGGAGCGAACGGGATTACATAAAAGTACGATTTACCGCTACCTACGAAGGTACTGGCAAGGTGGAAAGATGAAGAATGCTCTTCTGCCCCACTTCAATAATAGTGGTAGCTGTGGAACTGAGAGATCACCGGGAGATGTGAAGCGCGGTCGTCCGCGAAAATTTGAAGATGAACCGGTAGGCATAAATATCGATGAGGAGACAAAACAATTGCTTCGATCTGGCATCCGACTGTTCTATAACAATAAGCAGAAGGCTCCTCTCAAACATGCGTTCCAAAAAACACTGGAAAAGTTCTTTACTAACGGATTTCGACAAGATGGACAAGCGTTGGTGCCGATCCTTCCTCCCCCTGAGAAGCTGCCGAGTTTTGGACAGTACAGGTACTGGTTCAAGAAAGAAATGAATTTAGAGGATACGCTCAAAAGTCGGCTTGGAGAAAAACGTTATGCCTTAGATTATCGGCCTATACTTGGAAGCTCCACGTTTGAAAGTTTTGGCCCAGGGTCTAGGTTTCAAATTGATGCGACCGTTGCAGATGTGTATTTGGTGAGTGAGTACCGCCGGGAGTGGATCATTGGTCGCCCGATAATTTATATCGTTATTGATGTCTTCAGTCGCTATATTGCAGGTATCTATATTGGACTTGAAGGTCCAAGCTGGATTGGTGCAATGATGGCTTTAGCTAATACGACAACCGATAAGGTAAAGTTTTGTGCCCAATATGGAATAGATATCGAACCTGAAGAATGGGTATCCAGTCATTTACCGCAGAAACTTACGGCAGATCGTGGAGAACTTGAAGGAGAGAAACCCAGTCACTTAATTGATGTGCTTGGTGTTGATGTGGAAAATGCCCCTCCATATCGCGCCGACTGGAAAGGTATCGTTGAACAACAGTTCAGATTGGCCAATCTGCGGAGCATTCAATTCATTCCAGGAGCGATTAAAGAGCGCTATAGAGAACGTGGACAACGAGATTATCGTTTGGATGCAAAGTTAACGCTTCGAGAATTTACGAAAATTATGATTCAAACTGTCCTTTATCATAATAATGATCATCACATGCTGTGGTATGACCGGAATGAGTTTATGGTGGCTGACGAAGTATCTCCTATTCCAAGAGATTTGTGGCACTGGGGAATCATCAATCGCAACGGAAGGCTTAAGAAACAACCGGAGCATATCGTTAAGCTAAATCTAATGTGTCAAGGTGAAGCAACAGTTACTGCTGCAGGTATTCAGTTCAAGGGTATGCACTATAGTTGTGAATTGGCTATGCGTGAACAATGGTTTGTAAAAGCAAGAGCAGGCAAGACTTGGCGGGTAAAGGTCTGCTACGATCCTCGATCAACGAATGAAATCTATTTATGGTTGGACGAAGGGCACCTTTTCGAGACCTGTATTCTACTGGAACGTGAAGAGCGATACCTCAATAAGAGAATTGAAGAAGTTGAAGATTTGCTCGAGATTGAGCGGTACCAAGGACGACATCAGGAAGTGAAAAACATGCTCTCCAAAATTGAGCTCGACGCACAAACAAAGGCTATCGTTGATGAGGCAACCAAGAAAACGAATACAGCCATTCAGCAAAGTGAGGAAAGTAACAGTAAGCGTGTTAAAGGCACCAGACAGCGGCGTTCTAACGAGAAAGCGTCTAATCGTGAACAAGAAGCATTCCAGTTGTCTGAAAAAGTCGCAACACCAAGCAATTCAACAAACAACGTAGTTCCATTGAAACTTAACGATAAGGCAGAGACTAAACAAGCCTATGTTCCTCCAGCGGACAAGTTATCTAAAATAAAAGCTTATTTGCTTGAAGATGGTGATGATGAATGA